The following are from one region of the Acidimicrobiia bacterium genome:
- a CDS encoding PEP/pyruvate-binding domain-containing protein codes for MTIDSRYVLRFEDCLEDCVALVGGKSTGLGSMIRAGVPVPPGFAVTTHAYKAMLGDNGLEREIAALLEGADSDDVEGLDDISTKIGDLIMGVPMPAEVESVVREAYDELTSLCSSGNRTDDLPVAVRSSATAEDLPGASFAGQQDTFLWVVGGDDVIGFVKRCWASLYTARAIAYRMERGFAHESVYMSVCIQKMVNARAAGVMFTLNPINGDRSKVAIDASWGLGEAVASGEVTPDNYLVDKIAMKIARRTVSPKAIEYRAIPSERRVTKTDVPAERREAPCLSDDEILALSRLARNVEAHHLCPQDLEWAIDADLESPNNVLLLQSRPETVWSTKDRKQVSRGDNSTMDYIVANLLTGVRVRAGDPGSAKSSSGH; via the coding sequence ATGACCATCGACAGCAGGTATGTGCTGCGCTTCGAGGATTGCCTCGAGGACTGTGTCGCGCTGGTCGGTGGGAAGAGCACCGGCCTCGGGAGCATGATCCGCGCCGGAGTCCCGGTACCTCCCGGGTTCGCCGTGACCACCCATGCCTACAAGGCGATGCTCGGCGACAACGGGCTCGAACGAGAGATCGCCGCCCTCCTCGAAGGAGCCGACTCCGACGATGTCGAAGGGCTCGACGACATCAGCACCAAGATCGGCGACCTGATCATGGGCGTGCCGATGCCCGCTGAAGTCGAGTCCGTCGTCAGGGAGGCGTACGACGAGCTCACCTCGCTGTGCTCGAGTGGGAATCGCACGGACGATCTCCCCGTGGCGGTGCGTTCCAGCGCCACCGCAGAGGACCTCCCCGGCGCCAGTTTCGCGGGACAGCAGGACACCTTCCTCTGGGTGGTCGGCGGCGACGATGTCATCGGATTTGTCAAACGCTGCTGGGCGAGTCTTTACACGGCGCGTGCCATTGCCTATCGCATGGAGCGTGGATTCGCGCACGAGAGCGTGTACATGAGCGTGTGCATCCAAAAGATGGTCAACGCACGGGCAGCAGGGGTCATGTTCACCCTCAATCCGATCAACGGGGATCGCTCGAAGGTGGCCATCGACGCGAGTTGGGGTCTCGGGGAGGCCGTCGCTTCCGGGGAGGTGACACCGGACAACTACCTCGTGGACAAGATCGCGATGAAGATCGCCCGTCGCACCGTGTCACCCAAAGCCATCGAGTATCGGGCGATTCCGTCCGAGCGACGCGTCACAAAGACCGATGTGCCAGCCGAACGCCGTGAAGCTCCATGCCTCTCCGATGACGAGATCCTTGCCTTGAGCCGCCTCGCTCGCAATGTCGAGGCCCACCACCTGTGCCCGCAGGACCTCGAGTGGGCCATCGACGCGGACCTCGAATCGCCGAACAATGTTCTCCTCCTCCAAAGCCGACCCGAGACCGTCTGGAGCACCAAGGACCGCAAGCAGGTGTCGAGGGGTGACAACTCGACGATGGACTACATCGTTGCGAACCTCCTCACCGGTGTGCGGGTGCGGGCCGGTGACCCGGGTTCGGCGAAGAGCAGCAGTGGGCACTGA
- a CDS encoding pyridoxamine 5'-phosphate oxidase family protein, producing MQSRRDEVLDYLSDHRVATLSTHGPGGPWAAAVFYVNHGFTLTFLSSPRSRHASDLAVDPSCAAAVHEDYAGWSDIRGVQLEGTVTVLSGSRQREALARYEAKFPMIRPDRAPEPIRNALERVTWYELVASRCFFVDNSVGFGNRDEIPVS from the coding sequence ATGCAAAGCCGTCGCGACGAGGTGCTCGACTACCTCTCGGATCACCGTGTTGCGACGCTCTCCACGCATGGGCCGGGAGGTCCTTGGGCAGCTGCCGTCTTCTATGTCAATCACGGGTTCACGCTCACTTTCCTGTCCTCGCCGCGCAGCCGGCATGCCTCGGACCTCGCCGTGGACCCGTCGTGTGCCGCTGCGGTCCACGAGGACTATGCGGGATGGTCGGATATCCGAGGCGTCCAACTCGAAGGTACGGTCACGGTGCTGTCGGGTTCTCGGCAGCGTGAAGCCCTCGCACGGTACGAGGCGAAGTTCCCGATGATCCGGCCGGACCGAGCACCCGAGCCGATCCGCAACGCCCTTGAACGCGTCACCTGGTACGAGCTCGTTGCGAGCCGGTGTTTCTTCGTCGACAACTCAGTCGGGTTCGGGAATCGAGACGAGATCCCGGTCTCGTGA
- a CDS encoding PEP-utilizing enzyme — translation MTETRFPNPFEVPTPEGCEGWEDLYPYYYLFSEERREFDESKFWFFDGMHHPEVLYPFDTITSESWWVALGEMNSRVYIVPPALGIDHRVLNGRLYISANAIMDEAVVGERVAHFMERAGYYYEHWDELYAKWQDKARETIEELKAVEVKPLPEMEDLEVVQSGRGLTSAYDLLVAYNRVIENMHKIWHLHFEFLNLGYAAYLTYFGFCKQLFPDIPDQVVAQMVAGIDVLLFRPDAELKKLAKKAVELGVGDALKDADDPAAAIEVLEESDAGQRWIAELEKVKDPWFYFSTGSGFYHHHKTWINDQTFPFTGIADYIRKIEAGESIERPMDDVIAERDRLSNEYASLLDGDDLKNFNEQLGLARTVFPFIEDHNFYVEHWHHAVFWNKMREFGEIFVDAGFFEEVDDMFYLHRFEVQAALYDLLGSWGVGTPARGPGYWPKEVARRKELFAKLAQWKPLPALGEPPEVVTEPFTIMLWGITTDSIQNWLGLEGGADAEFDLTGFAGSPGSVEGVARVILNADDLGAVQDGEILVCPITNPSWGPVFSKIAAAVTDIGGMMSHASIVCREYGVPAVVGTGFATQRITTGQRLAVDGSAGTVKILD, via the coding sequence ATGACCGAGACACGATTCCCGAACCCATTCGAGGTCCCGACGCCGGAGGGTTGCGAGGGATGGGAGGACCTGTATCCCTACTACTACCTGTTCAGCGAAGAGCGCAGGGAGTTCGACGAGTCGAAGTTCTGGTTCTTCGACGGTATGCATCATCCCGAGGTTCTGTATCCGTTCGACACGATCACCTCGGAGAGCTGGTGGGTTGCCCTCGGGGAGATGAACAGCAGGGTCTACATCGTGCCGCCCGCACTCGGCATCGACCATCGGGTACTCAACGGAAGGCTGTACATCAGCGCAAATGCGATCATGGACGAAGCGGTGGTGGGCGAGCGTGTCGCACACTTCATGGAGCGCGCCGGGTACTACTACGAGCACTGGGACGAGCTGTATGCGAAGTGGCAGGACAAGGCGCGCGAGACGATCGAAGAGCTCAAGGCCGTCGAGGTCAAGCCGCTCCCTGAGATGGAGGATCTCGAGGTCGTTCAATCGGGCCGCGGGCTGACCTCGGCGTACGACCTGCTGGTCGCGTACAACCGTGTCATCGAGAACATGCACAAGATCTGGCATCTCCACTTCGAGTTCTTGAACCTCGGCTATGCGGCGTACCTGACCTACTTCGGGTTCTGCAAACAGCTGTTCCCCGACATCCCGGACCAGGTCGTCGCCCAGATGGTTGCTGGCATCGATGTGCTGTTGTTCCGGCCGGACGCCGAACTGAAGAAGCTCGCGAAGAAGGCCGTTGAACTCGGCGTTGGGGATGCCCTCAAGGACGCAGACGATCCCGCCGCAGCCATCGAAGTGCTCGAAGAGTCCGATGCCGGCCAGCGCTGGATCGCTGAACTTGAGAAAGTCAAGGACCCGTGGTTCTACTTCTCGACCGGCTCCGGGTTCTACCACCATCACAAGACATGGATCAACGACCAGACCTTTCCCTTCACGGGAATCGCCGACTACATCCGCAAGATCGAAGCCGGTGAGAGCATCGAGCGGCCCATGGACGATGTCATCGCGGAGCGGGATCGCCTGTCCAACGAGTATGCATCCCTGCTCGACGGTGACGATCTCAAGAACTTCAACGAGCAGCTCGGGCTTGCACGGACCGTGTTCCCGTTCATCGAGGACCACAACTTCTATGTCGAGCACTGGCATCACGCGGTGTTCTGGAACAAGATGCGTGAGTTCGGTGAGATCTTCGTCGATGCTGGCTTCTTCGAGGAAGTCGACGACATGTTCTACCTGCACCGCTTCGAGGTCCAGGCGGCTTTGTACGACCTCCTCGGGTCCTGGGGGGTCGGGACACCGGCGAGGGGGCCCGGTTACTGGCCGAAGGAAGTCGCACGGCGCAAGGAGTTGTTTGCGAAGTTGGCCCAGTGGAAGCCACTCCCTGCGCTCGGCGAGCCGCCGGAGGTCGTCACGGAGCCGTTCACGATCATGCTGTGGGGTATCACGACGGACTCGATCCAGAACTGGCTCGGCCTCGAGGGTGGAGCCGACGCCGAGTTCGACCTCACGGGCTTCGCCGGGTCCCCCGGCTCGGTCGAAGGTGTGGCGCGGGTGATTCTCAACGCCGACGATCTCGGTGCGGTGCAGGACGGCGAGATCCTCGTCTGCCCGATCACCAACCCGAGCTGGGGTCCGGTGTTCTCCAAGATCGCAGCGGCCGTGACCGACATCGGCGGGATGATGTCCCATGCATCGATCGTCTGCCGGGAGTACGGCGTCCCTGCGGTGGTCGGAACGGGCTTCGCGACCCAACGGATCACAACGGGACAGCGCCTTGCCGTCGACGGCTCTGCAGGGACCGTCAAGATCCTCGATTGA
- a CDS encoding UbiX family flavin prenyltransferase, producing the protein MDRLVVGIAGASGAVYGVRMLEVLSGLPDIETHLVMSGGARKTIELETDFDPDEVAALADHVHDLRDVAAPISSGSFRTRGMVVAPCSMKTLSGIANSYSDNLLLRAADVTLKERRRLVLLPRETPLHLGHAKLLVRAIEIGAVVMPPVPALYHRPESVAQIIDHTVSRVLDLFGIDNDLVRRWGGG; encoded by the coding sequence ATGGATCGTCTTGTCGTTGGGATCGCCGGAGCGAGCGGCGCCGTATACGGCGTGCGGATGCTCGAGGTCCTTTCGGGATTGCCCGACATCGAAACCCATCTCGTGATGAGTGGTGGCGCACGCAAGACCATCGAGTTGGAGACGGACTTCGACCCTGACGAGGTCGCGGCCCTTGCCGATCATGTCCACGACCTGCGGGATGTCGCAGCACCGATCTCATCGGGATCGTTCCGAACGAGAGGCATGGTCGTCGCACCGTGCTCCATGAAGACCCTCTCGGGCATCGCGAACTCCTACAGCGACAACCTGCTCCTGCGTGCTGCCGATGTGACGCTCAAGGAGCGGCGACGGCTGGTGCTGCTCCCCCGTGAGACGCCGCTCCACCTCGGCCATGCGAAGCTCCTCGTGAGGGCCATCGAGATCGGTGCCGTCGTCATGCCGCCCGTACCGGCGCTCTACCACCGACCCGAATCGGTCGCACAGATCATCGATCACACGGTCAGCCGCGTCCTCGACCTCTTCGGCATCGACAACGATCTCGTTCGCCGTTGGGGCGGCGGCTGA
- a CDS encoding alcohol dehydrogenase catalytic domain-containing protein yields MTVFRGAVLRERGRSRPYGISRPLEVVELELPDPGPDELLVKVEAASLCRSDLSVVTGARVWPLPMVVGHEAAGRIEAVGSGVARFEPGDKVVLIYLPQCGTCAACRAGKAWLCDVGMAANRKGELLTGGTRLVHDGEHLFHHMGVAAFAEYTIVAEASAVKVPPGLPAKELCVFGCAVLCGAGTALNTAGIASGETVAVVGLGAVGLSAILGARAAGAGRIIAIDRLEAKLPLARSVGATDTLIADGDATDRVAQWTDGGVDHAIEASGTVDGFTTCVGLVRRGGTVTTLGLPGPESFHELALASLVAGGITIRGSYLGSCIAARDVPRFISLYEAGELPTHNLVSHHIGLDDINEALDRLADGTALRQVIEF; encoded by the coding sequence ATGACAGTGTTTCGCGGCGCCGTCCTGCGTGAGCGCGGACGGTCTCGACCGTACGGGATATCCCGACCACTCGAGGTCGTGGAGCTCGAACTCCCCGATCCCGGACCTGATGAGCTGCTGGTCAAGGTCGAGGCGGCGAGTCTGTGCCGATCCGATCTGTCGGTCGTGACCGGTGCCCGCGTCTGGCCACTCCCGATGGTTGTCGGACATGAGGCTGCGGGCCGCATTGAAGCCGTCGGATCCGGTGTTGCACGATTCGAGCCGGGCGACAAGGTCGTGTTGATCTATCTCCCCCAATGCGGTACCTGTGCCGCTTGCCGGGCGGGAAAGGCATGGTTGTGTGATGTCGGCATGGCAGCGAACCGCAAAGGGGAGTTGCTCACCGGAGGGACCCGACTCGTCCACGATGGAGAGCACCTTTTCCATCACATGGGTGTGGCGGCCTTCGCCGAGTACACGATCGTCGCCGAAGCATCCGCGGTGAAGGTGCCGCCGGGCCTTCCGGCAAAGGAACTGTGCGTCTTCGGCTGCGCCGTGCTGTGTGGCGCGGGAACAGCGCTCAACACTGCGGGCATCGCGTCCGGTGAGACGGTCGCCGTTGTGGGCCTCGGAGCGGTCGGCCTGTCGGCGATCCTCGGTGCGAGGGCGGCGGGTGCTGGACGGATCATCGCCATCGACCGACTCGAAGCGAAGTTGCCGCTGGCACGATCGGTTGGTGCGACGGACACACTGATCGCAGACGGCGATGCTACCGACCGCGTAGCGCAATGGACCGACGGGGGCGTCGATCATGCCATCGAAGCCTCCGGCACCGTTGACGGATTCACGACCTGCGTCGGTCTCGTCCGGCGAGGAGGTACCGTCACGACGCTTGGTCTGCCGGGGCCGGAGTCGTTCCACGAGCTTGCACTTGCATCGCTTGTCGCCGGTGGCATCACCATCCGAGGCAGCTATCTCGGATCGTGCATCGCGGCTCGCGATGTGCCGAGGTTCATCTCCCTGTACGAAGCTGGCGAACTGCCGACACACAACCTGGTTTCGCACCACATCGGGCTCGACGACATCAACGAGGCCCTCGACCGCCTCGCCGATGGAACGGCTCTTCGCCAGGTCATCGAGTTCTGA
- a CDS encoding IclR family transcriptional regulator has translation MVATVSAVERAIQIMRAFEHEDEYSLTELVGLLGLNKSTAFGILQTLAEHRFLTRDEHTLRYRLGPALIRLGFLAHEQTDVRRIATPYMESIVRELRKSVLLGTFHHDQLTIIDKVDPVGSLHVSAAIGQRIPFSAGSFGRVFLAWLPEARVDELIATHGLEAFTPASITDPNEYKAELALVRERGYAVDDTEEYLLGVRAVSVPLMGIDGVVAALTIVGFTSRSGDQPGELAIKAALAASKAISEQLGADDTEQERTEGTKPASE, from the coding sequence GTGGTAGCAACGGTCTCGGCGGTCGAGCGCGCGATCCAGATCATGCGGGCGTTCGAGCATGAGGACGAGTACAGCCTCACCGAACTGGTCGGGTTGTTGGGACTCAACAAGAGCACCGCGTTCGGGATCCTCCAGACCCTTGCAGAGCACCGATTTCTGACAAGGGACGAGCACACGCTTCGGTATCGCCTCGGACCGGCGCTCATCCGGCTCGGGTTCCTCGCCCACGAGCAGACCGATGTGCGTCGGATCGCGACGCCGTACATGGAGTCAATCGTGAGGGAGCTGCGCAAGTCGGTGCTTCTCGGGACCTTCCACCACGATCAGCTGACGATCATCGACAAGGTGGATCCCGTCGGAAGCCTCCATGTGTCGGCGGCGATTGGCCAGAGGATCCCGTTTTCGGCTGGTTCGTTCGGTCGGGTGTTCCTCGCTTGGCTTCCCGAGGCACGAGTCGACGAGCTCATCGCGACGCATGGTCTGGAGGCATTCACGCCTGCCTCGATCACGGATCCGAACGAGTACAAGGCCGAGTTGGCCCTCGTGCGTGAACGCGGCTACGCGGTCGACGACACCGAGGAGTACCTCCTCGGTGTGCGGGCCGTGTCGGTGCCACTCATGGGGATCGACGGCGTCGTCGCTGCGCTGACGATCGTGGGATTCACCTCGCGCAGCGGCGATCAACCAGGCGAGCTTGCCATCAAGGCAGCGCTCGCAGCATCGAAGGCCATCTCAGAGCAGCTCGGAGCGGACGATACGGAACAAGAAAGGACTGAGGGCACGAAACCAGCCAGCGAGTGA
- a CDS encoding sigma-70 family RNA polymerase sigma factor: MSSGRRPIGDDEAVERFEELYRTHYRKIVAYARRRTHSIEDADDVAATTFSVAWRRLEDLVGADEPLAWLYGVAYRTVLSHRRGVARAAQLVERAASQHSGMVESVESSIVTRDQLERAAAAVDTLSRSDQEILRLVGWEECSHAEIAQILDISRVLVRTRLLRARRRLQTAYARSLRDTLDEGGGS; this comes from the coding sequence GTGAGCAGCGGTCGCCGACCAATTGGTGACGACGAAGCTGTCGAGCGGTTCGAGGAGCTCTACCGGACGCACTATCGGAAGATTGTTGCCTACGCGAGGCGCCGTACCCACTCGATCGAGGACGCCGACGACGTAGCGGCCACTACGTTCTCGGTCGCCTGGCGCCGGCTTGAAGATCTGGTTGGTGCCGACGAGCCTTTGGCATGGCTCTATGGAGTCGCGTATCGGACCGTTCTGAGCCACCGCCGAGGCGTGGCAAGGGCGGCACAATTGGTCGAGAGGGCAGCCTCGCAGCATTCCGGGATGGTGGAGTCGGTCGAGTCGTCGATCGTGACGCGGGATCAGCTGGAACGGGCGGCCGCCGCTGTGGACACACTGTCCAGATCCGACCAGGAGATCCTCCGGCTTGTTGGTTGGGAGGAATGCTCGCACGCTGAGATTGCTCAGATCCTCGACATCTCCCGGGTACTTGTTCGAACCAGGCTGTTGCGGGCGCGCCGACGCCTGCAGACTGCCTATGCCAGAAGCCTCAGGGATACCCTCGACGAGGGTGGTGGCTCATGA